The Lentisphaerota bacterium genome contains the following window.
ATTGATGGGCGCCGAGGGCGTGCTGCAAGGCGCGCTGGGCCGCCTGATGGTGGTGGTCGAGAGCTATCCCGAGCTCAAGGGCAATCAGCAGATGGGCCAGCTTATGGAAGAGCTCACGTCTACCGAAAACAAGGTGGGTTTTGCGCGGCAGTCCTATAACGACGCCGTCATGGCCTACAACATTGCCCGTGAACGCTTCCCTGCTGTGTTGCTCGCCGGCGCGTTTGGCTTCGAGGCGGCGACGCTCTTCGAGATCACGGCCAAGGCCGAGCGCGAAGCGCCCAAAGTGACCTTCTGAGGCGATCATGGATTTTTACGGACATCAGGACAGTGCGCGCAAACGCACAGGCTGGCTGGTCGTGCTTTACGGCCTGGCGGTCGTCGGCATCGCGCTGGCGCTGTATATCGTCGTGCGAATGGTGTTCGGGGGCTCCGAGGCGGGTGAACCCGTTCCAGATTTTTGGCAACCCGAACTCTTTTTCGGGGTGACGGTCGGCGTGGTGGCCGTCGTGCTGGCGGGCTCGCTGTTCAAGACCGCTCAGCTTTCCGGAGGCGGCCCCGCGGTGGCGCGTTCGCTGGGCGGACGTCCGGTGCTCCCGAACACGACCGATCCGGACGAGCGCCGGTTACTCAATGTGGTCGAGGAGATGGCCCTGGCGGCAGGCGTGTCCGTGCCGCAGGTCTATATGCTCGATGCCGAGGACGGCATCAACGCCTTTGCCGCCGGATTCTCGACCCGTGACGCGATCATCGGCGTGACGCGCGGATGCGTGCGGCAGCTCACGCGGGACGAGCTGCAGGGGGTCATCGCGCATGAATTCAGCCACATCGTCAACGGCGACATGCGGCTCAACATCCGCCTCATCGGTGTGTTGTTCGGGATTCTGATGATCACCGTGATCGGCCAGATCATCTTCCGCACGACCCAGTTCAGCGGCGGCGGGGGGCGTTCGCGTGACAACAAGCGCGGCGGCAATCCGCTGCCGTTGCTGGGTCTGGCGATGATCATCATCGGCTACATCGGCGTCTTCTTCGCCAACCTGATCAAGAGCGCCGTGTCGCGCCAGCGGGAGTTTCTGGCCGATGCCTCGGCGGTGCAGTACACCCGCAATCCCTCCGGCATCGCCGGCGCGCTGAAGCGCATCGGCGGATTCGCGGCTGGCGCCAAAGTCAGAAACGCGCATGCCTCCGAGGCGAGCCACCTGTTCTTCGGGGACGCGATCGGCAGCAGCCTGATGAGCCTGTTCGCCACCCATCCGCCGCTGAAAGAGCGCATCCGCCGCCTCGACCCGGCGTCCAATCCGCAAATCGCCGCGTGGGCCGCGTCGGCTCCGTCAGCCGGAGCGGCCCCGGCGGCGGTCTCCGGCTTTGCCGCCGGGAGGAGCGCGGGCGCAGGCACGGTGGATCTGGCTGCCGCGCAATCCCTGCTGGCGACGGTTCCGAAGGCCTTGCGCGAGGCGGCGCGCGACCCGGTCGCGGCGCGCACGCTGATTTACGCCCTGTTGCGCGCGGCCCGGTCCGATGTCCGGGCGCGCCAGGATCAGGCGATGCTATCTCTGGATCCGCAGGCGGAATCCCGCCTGGCCGCGCTGGCGGCCGCAACTGTCTCGCTGCCGGCAGCGCTGCGGCTACCGCTGGCCGAGCTGGCGATCCCGACGCTGAAGATTTTACCGCGCGCGGATTATCAGGTTTTTCGCCGGGTCATGCAGATCATGACCGAGGCCGACGATCAGATCGATCTCTTCGAATACGCGCTGCAGCATCTGATTGTGCGTCATGTGGAGCCGGCCTTCGGCAAAGTCAGCGCCGCGCCGATCCGCTACCGCACCGTCGACCAGGTGCTGCCGGCCTGCCGGACCGTGATGACCGCGCTGGCCGCCTGGGGCACGGAGAGCCGCGAGGCCGCCGCTGCCGCTTTCGAGGAGGGGATGCGGACGCTCGAAGGGCAATCGCCGGCTTATGACGCCGCGCGGACATCGCTTGGCGATGTCGATCTGGCGCTCAACACGCTCTCCGAAGCATCGCCGCAGGTCAAGAAGAAGGTCATCGAGGCCTGCACCCGCTGTGTTCTGGCCGATGGCCAGACCGCACCCAACGAGGCGGATCTGCTCCGCGCCATCGCCGACGCCATGGACGTGCCGATGCCGCCGGTCGCCGCCGGGTGAGCGAACAGGGGGAGGCGGTCATGGACGGAGTCAGGCACGGGGCTCAGCGGTGATGAACCCCAACACACGCAACCACCTGATGATCGCGATCAAGGTCGCCGTGACCGTGGCGCTGCTGGCGGTGACGTTCCGGATGATCGGCCCCGGCGTGCTGCTGGAGCGCGCGGGCGGAGCGCATGCGGGGGTGTTCTCCCTGGCGCTGCTCGTTCTGATTTTCGGCGGATTCGCGGGAGCAATGTCGTGGTTTTGCATCCTGCGCACGCGCCTGCCCGCGATCACCTACCGCCAGGTCGGCGCCTGCCACTGGATCGGCATGTTTTTTAACAGCTTTCTGCCTTCCAATGTCGGCGGCGACGTGGTGAAGGGCTATGCCATGGCCCGCGACCAGGGCCAGGCCGGATTTGTGGTCACGAGCGTGTTGCTGGATCGCGCGCTCAATCTGGCGGTGCTGCTCGGCATCGGCGTGTTTGCGCTGCTGCTGCGCACGGCGCGCGCGGCATGGGCAGCGGCCTTTCTGCTCGGGGTGTTGGCGCTAATCCCGGCGGCGGTGGCGGCGGCCCGGAGGTTTCGACGGAGCAGACGGCCCCCGGCGGGGGAGGGCATCCGCGGACGGCGTGCCGCGCTCGTGGATGCGATCCTCGACTGGGTGGCGGCGCCCCGGCTGTTCATTCCCGCCCTGGGAGCCGCCCTGGCGTCGCAGCTTTTCAAGACCTGGAGTCAGGTCTTCGTGATCCGGGCGCTGGGCCTGGCCCTGCCGGTCTTTTGCGTGTGGACCGTGATCCCGCTTTTCGGGATGGTTTCGGCTCTGCCGGTCTCCATCGGTGGTCTCGGTGTGCGCGAGCTGGCCGCGCAACGGCTCGCCGGGCCCCTGCAGTTCGACACCACCGATCTGGTGGCGCTCAGTCTGGGCGGGCATCTGGCGGTGGTGTTGGTGAACCTGCTCGGGGCGGTGCCGTTTGTTCTTGGCAGGCGCCGCAAGGGATTGAGGGTGCCCCAATGAACCCCGGATCCCTGATCCTCGCCCCCTTGCGGGGTGTGACGGTGCGGACCTTCCGCGAGGTCTGGGCCCGGCATTTCTCCGGACTGGACGCGGCGGTGTCGCCCTTTGTGCCGCTGGTGGCGGGCGACCGGGTGAAGCCGGGGCTGCTGGCGGATGTGGACCCCGCGCTGCCCCAGGGCATCCCGGTGGTCCCGCAGGTGATCGGCCGCGACCCGCAGTTGCTGCGGGTGATGATTGCGGCCCTGAAGAACAAGGGTCATGCGCGGGTGGACCTCAATGCGGGGTGCCCGTGGCCGATGGTCGTGAGAAAGGGTCGCGGCGCGGGGCTGATGGCGCGGGAAGACGATTTCCGCCGGATGCTGGAGGCGGGATGCGAAGCGCTGCCCGGCGGATTCTCGGTCAAGGTGCGCCTCGGCGTCGACACCCCCGACCTGCTGCTGCGACGGATGCCCGTGATCAACGCCGTGCCGCTGTGCGAAGTGGCGATCCACGCGCGAACGGCCCGCCAGATGTACGAGGGGCCCGTGGACCTCGGCCGCTTCGCCGAAGCGTGCGA
Protein-coding sequences here:
- a CDS encoding LemA family protein codes for the protein MFWIVVLIVLAVLAMLVIGIYNALVTMRNRFKNAFAQIDVQLKRRYDLIPNLVETAKGYLKHERGTLEAVIQARNQAVGANQAAAGNPGNAQTMQGLMGAEGVLQGALGRLMVVVESYPELKGNQQMGQLMEELTSTENKVGFARQSYNDAVMAYNIARERFPAVLLAGAFGFEAATLFEITAKAEREAPKVTF
- a CDS encoding flippase-like domain-containing protein: MARPHPTRRICSAPSPTPWTCRCRRSPPGERTGGGGHGRSQARGSAVMNPNTRNHLMIAIKVAVTVALLAVTFRMIGPGVLLERAGGAHAGVFSLALLVLIFGGFAGAMSWFCILRTRLPAITYRQVGACHWIGMFFNSFLPSNVGGDVVKGYAMARDQGQAGFVVTSVLLDRALNLAVLLGIGVFALLLRTARAAWAAAFLLGVLALIPAAVAAARRFRRSRRPPAGEGIRGRRAALVDAILDWVAAPRLFIPALGAALASQLFKTWSQVFVIRALGLALPVFCVWTVIPLFGMVSALPVSIGGLGVRELAAQRLAGPLQFDTTDLVALSLGGHLAVVLVNLLGAVPFVLGRRRKGLRVPQ
- a CDS encoding tRNA-dihydrouridine synthase family protein; this encodes MNPGSLILAPLRGVTVRTFREVWARHFSGLDAAVSPFVPLVAGDRVKPGLLADVDPALPQGIPVVPQVIGRDPQLLRVMIAALKNKGHARVDLNAGCPWPMVVRKGRGAGLMAREDDFRRMLEAGCEALPGGFSVKVRLGVDTPDLLLRRMPVINAVPLCEVAIHARTARQMYEGPVDLGRFAEACEACIHPVVYNGDIRAPADLTRLQTRFPRVTRWMIGRGVAADPFLPERLRAGSGAEAPRDLARFRAYLDDLLEANRAVLFGERPVLGRFKELWYYLSQSLTDGPQTLKRIQHSATLDDYRRAVDAWFARAPGWIPERNGMES
- a CDS encoding M48 family metallopeptidase, which codes for MDFYGHQDSARKRTGWLVVLYGLAVVGIALALYIVVRMVFGGSEAGEPVPDFWQPELFFGVTVGVVAVVLAGSLFKTAQLSGGGPAVARSLGGRPVLPNTTDPDERRLLNVVEEMALAAGVSVPQVYMLDAEDGINAFAAGFSTRDAIIGVTRGCVRQLTRDELQGVIAHEFSHIVNGDMRLNIRLIGVLFGILMITVIGQIIFRTTQFSGGGGRSRDNKRGGNPLPLLGLAMIIIGYIGVFFANLIKSAVSRQREFLADASAVQYTRNPSGIAGALKRIGGFAAGAKVRNAHASEASHLFFGDAIGSSLMSLFATHPPLKERIRRLDPASNPQIAAWAASAPSAGAAPAAVSGFAAGRSAGAGTVDLAAAQSLLATVPKALREAARDPVAARTLIYALLRAARSDVRARQDQAMLSLDPQAESRLAALAAATVSLPAALRLPLAELAIPTLKILPRADYQVFRRVMQIMTEADDQIDLFEYALQHLIVRHVEPAFGKVSAAPIRYRTVDQVLPACRTVMTALAAWGTESREAAAAAFEEGMRTLEGQSPAYDAARTSLGDVDLALNTLSEASPQVKKKVIEACTRCVLADGQTAPNEADLLRAIADAMDVPMPPVAAG